The window GACCGTCAGGATGAGATCAGCAAACTGGTATGTGCAGCTCTCTGTGCTTTCTCAGTCTTCTAAATGTCATCCACACCTCATGATggatttcatttgtttgtgacaGATGAGAAGTGCCAACTTCAACACCGATCCTTATGTGCGTGAGTTTGGCGTTATGGTAAGAGACGAGATGACTGAGGTCAATGGTCGGGTCCTTCAGGCACCTTCAATTCTCTATGGTGGAAGGGTAGGAACCTGTCCTGATCAACTTGACATTTATCTTTCTGAGCTTGTGTTTGAATTCCAATCTGTATGCGTCTTCCTAATTTGGTCGTATCTCTCTGGCTTTTTCAGAACAAAGCAATAGCAACCCCAGTCCAGGGTGTATGGGACATGAGGAACAAGCAGTTCCACACAGGAATTGAGATCAAAGTGTGGGCTATTGCCTGCTTTGCCCCACAAAGACAGTGTACAGAACTTCTTCTGAAGTAAGGCAGCTTTGACCTGGATCTGTAGAAGTGTTTGTATTTGgtggaattatttaaaaaaaatcctttgtttgttttctctagGGCATTTACTGATCAGCTCCGTAAGATATCACGTGATGCTGGGATGCCCATTCAGGGCCAGCCGTGCTTTTGCAAATATGCCCAGGGAGCAGACAGTGTGGAGCCCATGTTTAAACACCTCAAGTACACTTACCAAGGCTTACAGTTGGTGGTGGTCATCCTACCTGGGAAGACTCCTGTTTATGGTATTATAACTCCTTTCTACttctttagtgtttttgtttgcagtgtgtttttaaagttgtaacattctaaatgctGTTAATTCTCATAGCTGAGGTGAAGCGTGTTGGAGACACTGTTCTTGGCATGGCCACGCAGTGTGTCCAGGTGAAGAATGTACAGAAGACCACACCTCAGACCCTTTCCAACCTCTGCCTCAAGATTAATGTCAAACTGGGTGGAGTCAACAACATTCTTCTTCCACAGGGCAGGTGAGGGCAGCTTTTTCAAAAGCCTTTGACATGCAGAAAGCTGTAGGCACTTTTCTGAGtctttgtttgattgtttgttaACGCCCGGGCTGCTTTCCCATGAAACTTGACCGGACAGCACAGCTATCGctaaactttgtttttttgttctttttcttttcactgtttttgtgtttaggcCCTTGGTGTTTCAGCAACCAGTCATCTTTCTGGGTGCAGATGTGACTCATCCACCAGCTGGTGATGGCAAGAAACCCTCAATTGCTGCTGTAAGCCTGACAAACTTCtgatattttaaaggggtcattggatgctgaGTTCACttattcatgttgtttgaacaataatgtgtgttggcagtttatgtacaaatctaccctataatgttaaaaatccatgcagtggtttttaattaatctgtaaaaataatatcccctttttcaaatcgagccattctcagatgcctgtcggtgtggcgtcacactaacagaggccgctcccacgatagttgattgacatgagcgtcttatctcagatcagctgtaacagtccaacctccattgttttgatgcctgAGCAGGGACGTAAGTTAGACgagaatatctccgactgagcaactgaggtgttgctggatgtaataatgaacatagtggtcgtcatttactcccgacatctgagctgctgaagatgcagtggattttgtttgtttgtgaagggaatgcggctcccgatctacatgtatccgtctatgttcgtgcaaattaTTCTTggtccagcttcacttacagcagaagtgagtataagggtttttttaaatgagtttttgcgatcgcctttcctaataatgagttagttagcaagtttagcaggtaaatgcggctaaatgcagcttaagtaaacagactcgttactccacagagagaagggaggggcggggcgagcagagctcatttgcaatTAAAGGTACAatcccctcagaatgggatgatttttgcagagctcattttgacaaggtaaaaagggtgttgttttacacaacctttgagaatttttaactaaagtatattatagacttttcattaagaccctaaagaatcatatcaacttgtggaaaatgggcatccaatgacccctttgaGGCTGATTGTTAATTGCACAGTGCGAAGTAGCGCTAATACCACAAGTGTGACCAATCTATttcttttacacatttttaagccATATCATATAACCTCAAAcgtctttaaagggatagtttagaacagcatgagggtgagtaattaatgacagttttcttttttgggtgaaatatacCTTTATTTAGGTTTTTAACATCTCTGAGCTATGGGGTcctctaaataaaaatattaaaattttaacttttaaacttttttttttttttaaaatataatgtttaggTTGTTGGCAGTATGGATGCCCACCCAAGCCGATACTGTGCCACGGTGCGGGTGCAGCAGCACCGTCAGGACATCATTCAGGATCTGGCCACCATGGTGAGAGAGCTGCTTATCCAGTTCTACAAATCCACACGTTTCAAACCAACACGCATCATCTACTATAGAGACGGCATCTCAGAGGGCCAGTTCAACCAGGTACGCTGCAGGACTTTTTGCCAGCGCTTGCTAAGTGGTGCTGACACATTTCATTTAATCTTCACTGTCCTGTTTTGTCTGGGCAGGTTCTACAGCATGAACTTCTGGCTATTCGTGAGGCCTGCATCAAGCTGGAGAAAGATTATCAACCAGGAATCACCTTCGTAGTAGTGCAGAAGAGACACCACACCAGGCTCTTCTGCATGGATAGGAATGAGCGGGTTAGTTAAGGCACAGGATTTTAGCTCTATCTATTCAATGTGCAGTAAGACACACCGATTTGCAtaatcaagcagcaaaacaagctgatttgaacagctaaaaatagctggacctataaaatttacaaatggcttgTGGTTTTTGCAAACATCTTGTGAATGAGAAAAGCCTTTGCTCTTTTCATTGGTAAAGAATCATTTTTCTAGAATAGTTACAAGCATGTGTCCTTGAGCAAATTATGTTTATACAATTATGACCTTTTCTGGCTttctaatgtttattttaatgtcttttaaatttGCCTTTCAAATTTGTTGTTTATATTCAAGGTTGGAAAGAGTGGCAACATCCCTGCTGGCACCACAGTTGACACCAAAATTACTCATCCATCTGAGTTTGACTTTTATCTTTGCAGTCACGCCGGAATTCAGGTACCATTGAATATTTCAAATGGAATCCCTGTGAAAGGTCAATAGAGAATTCATAGACTTACTATGTAAAGTGCTTGTGAATGCTTTATTCCTAATTATCCGGACCCTATAAAAGTAGGGGTTAATTTGCTTTAGTGTTGGTGATCATTATGCTTGTCTAAGAGTGTGTGATTTCAATTCTTCATAATTGCTGAATCACCACAGGGAACCAGCAGGCCGTCCCACTATCACGTGCTGTGGGATGACAACCATTTCACCTCTGATGAGCTGCAGGTCCTCACATACCAGCTGTGCCACACCTATGTGCGCTGCACCCGCTCTGTCTCCATTCCTGCACCAGCCTACTATGCCCACCTGGTGGCGTTCCGTGCTCGCTACCACTTGGTTGACAAAGAACATGACAGGTACTGGGTCTTACTACCTTGGATGGAAGTAAATGTTATGTAGTGTTATTACAAAGTAAAAACTATCCTAAAGGGTGCATTTTTGTGAACCTAGATTGTTTACGCTATTATTATATTGAGCAAGTAACATGATAACATATAGAGAAGGGCTGCAACATCCTATCACATCCCGTctctaatgattattttggtaatcaagtaatcggtcgattattctgacggtTAATTGAGTAAtttgataattataatacatttttgtagtaataaaaatagacctaagtgaacaacagcctttaaaatgacttaaaatacatatataatagcagcaaggcaataataattagttcaaataaaatatctaagGTAAGTAataatatggttttattgaacaaaactgttaaaatacgtaatgtattacaaatattaGGTCTAATGTACGTtatgcattaaaacaaatgactgCAACTGCCTGACCATAGTTTTTACACTTTAATGCgcgatctaatccttgtttaatattgtctAAACAACgtttaattcaaatgtctaCTTAATcgttaatatttggccatttgtTTACGACAGAAATGTTATAGCCACTGTCATTTCTTGAaaatgtggacatcaaaacatgtaaacactaAATTGGGATGAACATTCAGAATAGTGAGAAAGAcattgatgtattctcctgtttAGGTAggttataaatgatttaccttaaaatctgatgaaatggcagaCGTTGCGTTCCCagaatgtaatatataaaaaaaaaccaaacttACAGCAaaatgcagagatggagttttaGAAGCtgcacacatgtaaatgataacagtttgtgttgagcagcatttactgtgaatggtgctgctctgacatgcacgtatgtaacctacacgcatgtaaataagTAAAgagcatatattaaacctgcattatGCTCTAAggtttttaaatgggtttaatttATCATGCGGCCTTGGAAACGGTCTAATAATTCATTTCATGGATTCTGGTACATGGAATTTGCCACTTGTGGTATTTTGCCAGTTCATGACACAAAAatcgaggattttttttttttttttaaatcaagtactCTAATTGAATTGAGTCGTCATGACACAAGACCTTATTCATTGTACAGTATAATCCCAATAGATCTGGTTTTTATATGcatgttgtgtttgtttgccGGCAGTGCTGAGGGCAGTCACACATCAGGTCAGAGTAATGGCAGAGACCATCAAGCCCTGGCCAAAGCTGTGCAGATCCACCAGGACACACTGCGCACCATGTACTTCGCCTGAACATAGCCAGAAACAAGCCCTACATCCTGAAAACagcacggtgtgtgtgtgtctgtgtgtatttttatgtgtttgcCTCAGTTGTATAAATGAGAACCTTCAAACGGGGGGGAAACCCCCCCGAGAATCGCCATGCTGTTAGGTTTCCAATTGCCCATGTAGTCAGTTTTCATACATACTAAATATCCATGATTTTTAGAACTGTAATAtgtgaatttattaatttatcttttttctttttttttggagggCATGGTTATGTGTCCCTGTTGTACATGTGCATGTCAGATTAGAGGTTAACACATGTTTACATAGTCAGTCCAAAAATTCAGACTATTTTTACACTGAAAGTTACATTTGCATCCGGGTGGGCTTGATTCAATCCTATTGCCAAGGCTGGTGATGGAGACTGTTGAACAGTAGTTTTTACAAACTCATCAAACCAATGGGTTCGGGTTAGTTTAGGACAACACAGATCAGGTTCAGGGGTTGTGGGGATGCAGTTTCCACAGCTAAATTATTTATCAGCAAAAGCAAGTGCACTGACCAGATGGGGACTTCAGGACAAAAGTACTTATcctgttttgtttcatttatttgtgctaatatgattttttttttatcgtggtgtcatttattgtttattccTGGGCTCAGTCATCCTACTGTACCTGTCCGCCAACGACATGATCGAATGAGCGCTATCACGTGCTTTGCATCATGAAATTTGAACACAGTATGTGCAGAATCAAGAATGCATTTGGAAGTTAGAATGTAGGAATTGTTCTGACAATCAGCTTTAGGCGCTCTGCCGCTCATGTGAGACTGGTTCTCATCAGTGACGCCCTCCGTTTGCCTGTGCCAGGGTTCTCAGTGTGGAAACAGCTCTGTAATGGATAAATGTCATGAAAAGTACTAATAGCATTTGGATGATGAGATTATCTTGTACGTACTTTAAATTCTACTGCCATAAGCATTTGTCTTATTCGCTGTGATTGTAACCTAAGGTTTCAGTGGGTTGGGTGTTTGAGTTAAAACATCAAAACTCCTTTACATAACTTTTTAAGCACCTGTTTTGAAATTTTCAGTTTGATGTTGTCAAAAATCTTCCCCACAAAGCTAGTTTTGTGCTGAATATTGAAGCTTTGTGATTTGCTCGGTTCTGTGCGCTGTTTCCAACGGTGGAGTTTGACTGTACTATGCTGGCCAGGTTTAAAGCTGTCATCGCACTCCAGCTGGCCATTCAGGCAAATCgagccttttttgttttttttgaaagaataaTACACATACAATTGCATTGACACAAAGTCAGAGTGAAAATTTCATACGAACTTCAAATGCACCTTAgtagtttttctttcttttctttatttttttttatttttttttttaaaaaccaagaATCTCTAGCTTATAACTTAGAGGTTTCCATGAGAATATTACAAATCCCTTTTTAACACTCacgatacattttttttttttttttttttttttagagatatTATCCTAAATAAATCTAGTTTTTCTTTTAGAGACCTTTTGTAGAGTCAGTTTTGGGCCGTTAGGCAGGGGTTGTTTGCTTTTTATTGCTTAACCGAATAGAAACATTTTAGTATGCGCAATACAACTTAATGAAACAACTTAATATGCgcaatacattttatgtgtcGGTAAACTGTTTTCATGTAAACAGTTTTATCCCTTCTAAAGCATATCATGATGTATAGTGAGTCTTGTTAGTTAATTAACTGTAAGATCACTTCCCCAAATCTTCAATTTTAACTTGAAATTCTTGAAATTTTTAACCATCTTTTTCTAACTATGCATTCTTAACCAAGAGATTTTAGTGGTATGTTTGTGTATATGAATTATGAATATAGAACATTTGTAATGTAGTCATTTTCACGCTGGGTACTTTTAGTAGTGTAAATAGTGCAAACCCTGTACCCACTGTAGCAGTATTAGCTTACAAAATactctatttttattatcaacaATTGGATGTTCTTTATATGGCTCTCAATTATTCCTGTTAGCCGAACAAGATTACATATGTACTTGTAGTTATTAATGTCCTACCATAACTGAAGCACAATAGGACATTAGAATTGTAGGTGCTAGAGTTTATTCTTGAGACtaccatttttttaatatcttgttTAACTTCAACTTTTAAACAAGAATCACAGGCTGATCAGAGAGCTTAATGGGTTTTTGATCTGGTGAAATCTGACACCCTGACCCTCTTTTTCTAAACCCAACAGACTGTGTATAAGGGGCATTTTAATTTACCTTCAAATACTTGACTAGAGTTATGTCGTTATTTGGCGCTGATCTCGTAACTCGTGAAAGTAGATGCACTTTGAAGAGCAATGGACACAGACCCCTAGCTCCGGTGTGTTATCTGGGTGCAGTTGTGTGGAAATGACTAGATGTCCTACCTCTTGTTACCTGTTACTTGTATTATGGTAACATTACCG of the Labeo rohita strain BAU-BD-2019 chromosome 19, IGBB_LRoh.1.0, whole genome shotgun sequence genome contains:
- the ago2 gene encoding protein argonaute-2, yielding MYPIGAAGAAELCQGHQSSGSDVSAPLSPPAQEYVFKPPQRPDFGTMGRTIKLQANFFEMEIPKLEVYHYDIDIKPEKCPRRVNREIVEHMVQHFKTQIFGDRKPVYDGRKNLYTAMPLPIGRDKVELEVTIPGEGKDRSFKVAIKWVSCVSLQALHEALSGRLPNIPFETIQALDVVMRHLPSMRYTPVGRSFFTPSEGCSNPLGGGREVWFGFHQSVRPSLWKMMLNIDVSATAFYKAQPVIEFMCEVLDFKSIEEQQKPLTDSQRVKFTKEIKGLKVEITHCGQMKRKYRVCNVTRRPASHQTFPLQQENGQTIECTVAQYFKDKYKLVLRYPHLPCLQVGQEQKHTYLPLEVCNIVAGQRCIKKLTDNQTSTMIRATARSAPDRQDEISKLMRSANFNTDPYVREFGVMVRDEMTEVNGRVLQAPSILYGGRNKAIATPVQGVWDMRNKQFHTGIEIKVWAIACFAPQRQCTELLLKAFTDQLRKISRDAGMPIQGQPCFCKYAQGADSVEPMFKHLKYTYQGLQLVVVILPGKTPVYAEVKRVGDTVLGMATQCVQVKNVQKTTPQTLSNLCLKINVKLGGVNNILLPQGRPLVFQQPVIFLGADVTHPPAGDGKKPSIAAVVGSMDAHPSRYCATVRVQQHRQDIIQDLATMVRELLIQFYKSTRFKPTRIIYYRDGISEGQFNQVLQHELLAIREACIKLEKDYQPGITFVVVQKRHHTRLFCMDRNERVGKSGNIPAGTTVDTKITHPSEFDFYLCSHAGIQGTSRPSHYHVLWDDNHFTSDELQVLTYQLCHTYVRCTRSVSIPAPAYYAHLVAFRARYHLVDKEHDSAEGSHTSGQSNGRDHQALAKAVQIHQDTLRTMYFA